A region of Streptomyces sp. R44 DNA encodes the following proteins:
- a CDS encoding acetate kinase has translation MTTPTRVLVLNSGSSSVKYQLLDMKDDRRLAQGLVERIGEETSRLVHTPLQGGGAGKREKNGPIADHAAALKAVAEELAADGLGLDSPELAAIGHRVVHGGLRFTEPTVIDEEVLAEIERLVPVAPLHNPANLIGIRTAMSLRPDLPQVAVFDTAFHTTMPESAARYAIDVETADAHRIRRYGFHGTSHAYVSRETARLLGKEPEEVNVIVLHLGNGASASAVRGGRCVDTSMGLTPLEGLVMGTRSGDIDPAVTFHLKRVAGMSADEIDVLLNKKSGLVGLCGDNDMREIRRRIDEGDERAALAFDIYIHRLKKYIGAYYAVLGRVDAVAFTAGVGENAAPVREAAIAGLEELGLAVDADLNAVRSDEARIISPVYARVAVAVVPTDEELEIARQSYALVLDEASSNE, from the coding sequence ATGACGACCCCCACCCGTGTACTGGTCCTCAACTCCGGCTCCTCGTCGGTGAAGTACCAGCTGCTCGACATGAAGGACGACCGCCGCCTGGCGCAGGGGCTCGTCGAGCGGATCGGCGAGGAGACCTCCCGGCTCGTGCACACCCCGCTCCAGGGCGGCGGTGCCGGGAAGCGCGAGAAGAACGGGCCGATCGCCGACCACGCGGCCGCGCTGAAGGCGGTCGCCGAGGAACTGGCGGCGGACGGTCTGGGCCTGGACTCCCCCGAGTTGGCGGCGATCGGCCACCGGGTGGTGCACGGCGGCCTCCGGTTCACCGAGCCGACGGTCATCGACGAGGAGGTGCTCGCGGAGATCGAGCGGCTGGTGCCGGTGGCGCCGCTGCACAACCCGGCGAACCTCATCGGCATCCGTACGGCCATGTCGCTGCGCCCCGACCTGCCGCAGGTGGCGGTCTTCGACACCGCCTTCCACACCACGATGCCGGAGTCTGCGGCGCGGTACGCGATCGACGTGGAGACCGCCGACGCGCACCGCATCCGCCGGTACGGCTTCCACGGCACCTCGCACGCGTACGTCTCGCGGGAGACGGCGCGGCTGCTCGGGAAGGAGCCGGAGGAGGTGAACGTGATCGTGCTGCACCTGGGCAACGGCGCCTCGGCCTCGGCGGTGCGGGGCGGCCGGTGCGTGGACACCTCGATGGGCCTGACGCCGCTGGAGGGCCTGGTCATGGGCACCCGCTCGGGCGACATCGATCCGGCGGTGACCTTCCACCTCAAGCGGGTGGCGGGGATGTCGGCGGACGAGATCGACGTGCTCCTGAACAAGAAGTCCGGTCTGGTGGGGCTCTGCGGCGACAACGACATGCGGGAGATCCGCCGGCGGATCGACGAGGGCGACGAGCGGGCGGCGCTCGCCTTCGACATCTACATCCACCGCCTGAAGAAGTACATCGGCGCGTACTACGCGGTGCTCGGCCGGGTGGACGCGGTGGCGTTCACGGCGGGGGTCGGCGAGAACGCGGCGCCGGTGCGGGAGGCTGCGATCGCGGGCCTGGAGGAGCTGGGGCTCGCGGTGGACGCGGACCTCAACGCGGTGCGTTCCGACGAGGCCCGGATCATCTCGCCGGTGTACGCGCGGGTGGCGGTCGCGGTGGTGCCGACGGACGAGGAGCTGGAGATCGCGCGGCAGAGTTACGCGCTCGTTCTGGACGAAGCGAGCTCGAACGAGTGA
- a CDS encoding DUF6114 domain-containing protein yields MSAEYPASREVPKKENRFKVWRQTRPFWAGLLTMIGGVPIAYLPYGDMRLGNVTLAMQTTAGAGALIIGVLLITLGLTMWFQPVVRVFAGIASIVLALVSIPVSNFGGLVIGFLFALVGGGMSAAWAPAPPVEETKDAEHDGWTEASDEAGAESATEPATEVVPTAAVPEQREAEHRATETTIDANGGRNSAG; encoded by the coding sequence ATGAGCGCCGAGTACCCCGCCTCCCGCGAAGTCCCCAAAAAGGAGAACCGGTTCAAGGTCTGGCGGCAGACCCGGCCCTTCTGGGCGGGACTGCTCACCATGATCGGCGGCGTACCGATCGCCTACCTCCCGTACGGGGACATGCGGCTCGGCAACGTCACGCTCGCCATGCAGACGACCGCCGGAGCCGGAGCGCTGATCATCGGCGTCCTGCTGATCACGCTCGGACTGACGATGTGGTTCCAGCCCGTCGTCCGGGTCTTCGCGGGCATCGCGTCGATCGTCCTGGCACTCGTCTCCATCCCGGTGTCGAACTTCGGCGGCCTCGTCATCGGATTCCTGTTCGCCCTCGTAGGCGGCGGCATGTCCGCCGCCTGGGCCCCCGCGCCCCCGGTCGAGGAGACCAAGGACGCAGAGCACGACGGTTGGACGGAGGCCTCGGACGAGGCCGGAGCGGAGTCCGCGACCGAGCCCGCGACGGAGGTCGTGCCCACGGCCGCGGTCCCGGAGCAGCGCGAGGCGGAGCACCGGGCGACCGAAACGACGATCGACGCCAACGGCGGGAGGAACAGTGCGGGGTGA
- a CDS encoding DUF6230 family protein yields the protein MKSQVRGGTRWKRFAVVMVPSVAATAAIGVGLAQGALAASFSISGQEFKVKANSLVGTDFVQYGSVDAGKDLEGKDFAAPVAVSGFSEAWITNMCQSVVTPKVPFIGDVTLRLEAGTDAVKTGKDEDKVYAKGIYLDVSELKADAEFSNIDIGVAAGALPKSPGKPGIQPNTKANPYGFGQRAEQATLNNVQQKAWATTAGTFKLPDLHLSLHRGTDAECY from the coding sequence ATGAAGTCCCAGGTTCGTGGCGGGACCAGATGGAAGCGGTTCGCCGTCGTCATGGTCCCGAGCGTGGCCGCGACGGCCGCGATCGGTGTCGGCCTCGCCCAGGGCGCGCTCGCCGCGTCCTTCAGCATCTCCGGCCAGGAATTCAAGGTTAAGGCCAACAGCCTCGTCGGTACGGACTTCGTCCAGTACGGCAGCGTGGACGCGGGCAAGGACCTCGAGGGCAAGGACTTCGCCGCCCCGGTGGCCGTGTCCGGCTTCTCCGAGGCCTGGATCACCAACATGTGCCAGTCGGTCGTCACGCCGAAGGTGCCGTTCATCGGTGACGTCACCCTCCGCCTGGAGGCCGGCACCGACGCCGTCAAGACCGGCAAGGACGAGGACAAGGTCTACGCGAAGGGCATCTACCTCGATGTCTCCGAGCTCAAGGCCGACGCCGAGTTCAGCAACATCGACATCGGCGTCGCCGCCGGTGCCCTCCCGAAGTCGCCGGGCAAGCCGGGCATCCAGCCCAACACCAAGGCCAACCCGTACGGCTTCGGCCAGCGCGCCGAGCAGGCCACGCTGAACAACGTGCAGCAGAAGGCCTGGGCCACCACGGCCGGCACCTTCAAGCTCCCCGACCTGCACCTGTCGCTGCACCGGGGCACGGACGCCGAGTGCTACTAG
- a CDS encoding methylmalonyl-CoA mutase translates to MDADAIEEGRRRWQARYDKARKRDADFTTLSGDAVEPVYGPRPGDTYEGFERIGWPGEYPFTRGLHPTGYRGRTWTIRQFAGFGNAEQTNERYKMILAAGGGGLSVAFDMPTLMGRDSDDPRSLGEVGHCGVAIDSAADMEVLFKDIPLGDVTTSMTISGPAVPVFCMYLVAAERQGVDPGVLNGTLQTDIFKEYIAQKEWLFEPEPHLRLIGDLMEHCAANIPAYKPLSVSGYHIREAGATAAQELAYTLADGFGYVELGLSRGLDVDVFAPGLSFFFDAHLDFFEEIAKFRAARRIWARWMKEVYGARTDKAQWLRFHTQTAGVSLTAQQPYNNVVRTAVEALSAVLGGTNSLHTNALDETLALPSEQAAEIALRTQQVLMEETGVANVADPLGGSWYVEQLTDRIEADAEKIFDQIKERGRRAHPDGQHPIGPITSGILRGIEDGWFTGEIAESAFQYQRSLEKGDKRVVGVNVHHGSVTGDLEILRVSHEVEWEQVRVLGERKGRRDDAKVRASIDAMLAAARDGSNMIAPMLEAVRAEATLGEICDALRDEWGVYTEPPGF, encoded by the coding sequence ATGGACGCTGACGCCATCGAGGAAGGCCGCCGACGCTGGCAGGCCCGTTACGACAAGGCCCGCAAGCGGGACGCCGACTTCACCACGCTCTCCGGCGACGCCGTCGAGCCGGTCTACGGGCCCCGGCCCGGCGACACCTACGAGGGGTTCGAGCGCATCGGCTGGCCCGGCGAGTACCCCTTCACCCGGGGACTCCACCCGACCGGCTACCGGGGCAGGACCTGGACCATCCGCCAGTTCGCCGGCTTCGGCAACGCCGAGCAGACCAACGAGCGCTACAAGATGATCCTGGCCGCCGGCGGCGGCGGCCTCTCCGTCGCCTTCGACATGCCCACCCTCATGGGCCGCGACTCGGACGACCCCCGCTCCCTCGGCGAGGTCGGCCACTGCGGCGTCGCCATCGACTCCGCCGCCGACATGGAGGTCCTCTTCAAGGACATCCCGCTCGGGGACGTCACCACCTCCATGACGATCTCCGGGCCCGCCGTCCCGGTCTTCTGCATGTACCTGGTCGCCGCCGAGCGCCAGGGCGTCGACCCGGGCGTCCTCAACGGCACGCTCCAGACGGACATCTTCAAGGAGTACATCGCGCAGAAGGAGTGGCTCTTCGAGCCCGAGCCCCATCTGCGCCTCATCGGCGACCTGATGGAGCACTGCGCGGCGAACATCCCCGCGTACAAGCCGCTCTCGGTCTCCGGCTACCACATCCGCGAGGCAGGCGCGACGGCCGCGCAGGAGCTGGCGTACACCCTCGCCGACGGCTTCGGCTACGTGGAGCTCGGCCTCTCCCGCGGCCTCGACGTCGACGTCTTCGCCCCCGGCCTCTCCTTCTTCTTCGACGCGCACCTCGACTTCTTCGAGGAGATCGCCAAGTTCCGCGCCGCCCGCCGGATCTGGGCCCGCTGGATGAAGGAGGTCTACGGCGCCAGGACCGACAAGGCCCAGTGGCTCCGCTTCCACACCCAGACCGCCGGTGTCTCCCTCACCGCCCAGCAGCCGTACAACAACGTCGTACGGACCGCGGTCGAGGCCCTCTCCGCCGTCCTCGGCGGCACCAACTCCCTCCACACCAACGCCCTCGACGAGACCCTCGCGCTCCCCAGCGAGCAGGCCGCCGAGATCGCGCTCCGCACCCAGCAGGTGCTGATGGAGGAGACCGGCGTCGCCAACGTCGCCGACCCGCTGGGCGGTTCCTGGTACGTCGAGCAGCTCACCGACCGCATCGAGGCCGACGCCGAGAAGATCTTCGACCAGATCAAGGAGCGCGGCCGCCGCGCCCACCCGGACGGGCAGCACCCCATCGGCCCGATCACCTCCGGCATCCTGCGCGGCATCGAGGACGGCTGGTTCACCGGCGAGATCGCCGAGTCCGCCTTCCAGTACCAGCGGTCCCTGGAGAAGGGCGACAAGCGGGTCGTCGGCGTCAACGTCCACCACGGCTCCGTCACCGGCGACCTGGAGATCCTGCGCGTCAGCCACGAGGTCGAGTGGGAGCAGGTCCGCGTCCTCGGCGAGCGCAAGGGACGCCGCGACGACGCCAAGGTCCGCGCCTCCATCGACGCGATGCTGGCCGCCGCCCGCGACGGCTCGAACATGATCGCCCCCATGCTGGAGGCCGTCCGCGCCGAGGCCACCCTCGGCGAGATCTGCGACGCCCTGCGCGACGAGTGGGGCGTCTACACGGAGCCCCCGGGCTTCTAG
- a CDS encoding TetR/AcrR family transcriptional regulator produces MCKRTNPRNGRTGRPRSTEADTAILEATRAALVELGWSKLTMGDVAGRAGVAKTTLYRRWANKNELVVDAVAVLFDELELPDLGSLQADIEHVVLQFAALLERPETKTALMAVVAESTRDEPLRERIRASIVDRQKRLVLAGRERAQQRGELPHHLDPVAVDATDDLIFDVVAGAVVHRALVSAEPVDGPWAGRLSALLMGGLGAAAAAG; encoded by the coding sequence ATGTGTAAGCGCACGAACCCCCGCAACGGCCGTACCGGGCGCCCCCGCTCCACGGAGGCCGACACGGCCATCCTGGAGGCCACCCGCGCGGCCCTGGTCGAGCTTGGCTGGTCCAAGCTCACGATGGGGGACGTGGCCGGCCGCGCCGGCGTTGCGAAGACGACGCTCTACCGCCGCTGGGCCAACAAGAACGAGCTCGTCGTGGACGCCGTCGCCGTCCTCTTCGACGAACTCGAACTGCCCGACCTGGGTTCCCTCCAGGCCGACATCGAGCATGTGGTGCTGCAGTTCGCGGCCCTCCTCGAACGGCCCGAGACGAAGACCGCCCTGATGGCCGTGGTGGCCGAGTCGACCCGGGACGAGCCGCTGCGCGAGCGCATCCGCGCCTCCATAGTCGACCGGCAGAAGCGGCTGGTCCTGGCGGGCCGCGAGCGGGCGCAGCAGCGCGGTGAACTCCCGCACCACCTCGACCCCGTGGCCGTGGACGCCACCGACGACCTGATCTTCGACGTCGTGGCGGGCGCGGTCGTGCACCGGGCACTGGTCAGCGCCGAGCCGGTCGACGGCCCCTGGGCGGGCCGCCTGTCGGCGCTCCTGATGGGCGGTCTGGGCGCCGCGGCGGCGGCCGGCTGA
- the pyk gene encoding pyruvate kinase — translation MRRSKIVCTLGPAVDSYEQLKALIEAGMNVARFNFSHGSQAEHQERYDRLRQVSADIGRAVGVLADLQGPKIRLETFAEGPVELVRGDEFTITTDDVPGDKSICGTTYKGLPGDVSKGDQVLINDGNVELRVVEVDGPRVKTIVVEGGVISDHKGINLPGAAVNVPALSEKDVDDLRFALRMGCDMVALSFVRDADDVKDVHKVMDEEGRRVPVIAKVEKPQAVENMADVVAAFDAVMVARGDLAVEYPLEKVPMVQKRLVEMCRRNAKPVIVATQMMESMITNSRPTRAEASDVANAILDGADAVMLSAESSVGAYPIETVKTMSKIVAAAEEELLSKGLQPLVPGKKPRTQGGSVARAACEIADFLDGKALIAFTQSGDTARRLSRYRTQQPILAFTTDEGTRNQLTLSWGVESFLVPFVDNTDAMVDLVDAELLKLQRHNAGDTMIITAGSPPGVPGTTNMVRVHHLGGGEHA, via the coding sequence ATGCGCCGTTCCAAAATCGTCTGCACGCTGGGCCCCGCCGTCGACTCGTATGAGCAGCTGAAGGCTCTCATCGAGGCCGGTATGAACGTGGCCCGATTCAACTTCAGCCACGGGTCCCAGGCGGAGCACCAGGAGCGGTACGACCGCCTCCGGCAGGTCTCCGCGGACATCGGGCGCGCCGTCGGCGTCCTCGCCGACCTCCAGGGCCCGAAGATCCGTCTGGAGACCTTCGCCGAGGGACCGGTCGAGCTGGTGCGCGGTGACGAGTTCACCATCACCACCGACGACGTCCCGGGCGACAAGTCGATCTGCGGCACCACCTACAAGGGTCTGCCCGGCGACGTCTCCAAGGGCGACCAGGTCCTCATCAACGACGGCAACGTCGAGCTGCGGGTCGTCGAGGTCGACGGGCCCCGCGTCAAGACGATCGTCGTCGAGGGCGGTGTCATCTCCGACCACAAGGGCATCAACCTGCCCGGCGCGGCCGTGAACGTCCCGGCCCTGTCGGAGAAGGACGTCGACGACCTCCGCTTCGCCCTGCGGATGGGCTGCGACATGGTCGCCCTGTCCTTCGTCCGCGACGCCGACGACGTCAAGGACGTCCACAAGGTGATGGACGAGGAGGGCCGCCGGGTCCCCGTCATCGCCAAGGTCGAGAAGCCGCAGGCCGTGGAGAACATGGCCGATGTCGTCGCCGCCTTCGACGCGGTCATGGTGGCCCGTGGCGACCTCGCCGTGGAGTACCCGCTGGAGAAGGTCCCGATGGTGCAGAAGCGCCTCGTGGAGATGTGCCGCCGCAACGCGAAGCCGGTCATCGTCGCCACCCAGATGATGGAGTCGATGATCACCAACTCGCGGCCGACCCGCGCCGAGGCGAGCGACGTCGCCAACGCGATCCTGGACGGCGCGGACGCGGTCATGCTGTCGGCCGAGTCCTCGGTCGGCGCGTACCCGATCGAGACCGTGAAGACGATGTCGAAGATCGTCGCCGCGGCCGAGGAGGAGCTGCTCTCCAAGGGCCTCCAGCCGCTGGTCCCGGGCAAGAAGCCGCGCACCCAGGGCGGCTCGGTGGCCCGCGCGGCCTGCGAGATCGCGGACTTCCTGGACGGCAAGGCGCTGATCGCCTTCACGCAGTCCGGCGACACGGCCCGCCGTCTCTCCCGCTACCGCACGCAGCAGCCGATCCTCGCCTTCACGACGGACGAGGGCACCCGCAACCAGCTCACCCTGAGCTGGGGCGTGGAGTCCTTCCTGGTCCCGTTCGTGGACAACACGGACGCCATGGTCGACCTCGTGGACGCCGAGCTCCTCAAGCTCCAGCGCCACAACGCGGGCGACACCATGATCATCACCGCCGGCTCGCCCCCCGGCGTCCCCGGCACGACCAACATGGTCCGCGTCCACCACCTCGGCGGCGGCGAGCACGCCTGA
- a CDS encoding tetratricopeptide repeat protein, with protein MQPRNMSMSGVVDLAAVKAAGEAKAKAEQARAEAARQGGSAAVPPSALVIDVDEAGFERDVLQRSAEVPVVLDFWAEWCEPCKQLGPLLERLAVDYNGRFLLAKIDVDANQMLMQQFGIQGIPAVFAVVAGQALPLFQGAVPEAQIRETLDELIRIGEERFGLTGIVVDADADADASAPAARPAGPYDALLEAAMSALDAGDLAGAVQAYKNVLADDPAHPEAKLGLAQAELLARVQDLDPGAVRKNAADNPADVTAQIAAADLDLVGGHVQDAFGRLVETVRRTAGEDRNAARLRLLELFEVIGADDPRVTAARQALARVLF; from the coding sequence ATGCAGCCCCGAAACATGTCCATGAGCGGCGTCGTCGACCTCGCCGCGGTGAAGGCGGCCGGAGAGGCCAAGGCGAAGGCGGAGCAGGCGCGCGCCGAAGCCGCCCGGCAGGGTGGTTCCGCCGCCGTACCCCCGTCGGCCCTGGTGATCGACGTCGACGAGGCCGGCTTCGAGCGCGATGTGCTCCAGCGCTCGGCCGAGGTCCCGGTCGTCCTCGACTTCTGGGCCGAGTGGTGCGAGCCGTGCAAGCAGCTCGGCCCCCTCCTGGAGCGTCTGGCCGTCGATTACAACGGCCGCTTCCTGCTCGCGAAGATCGACGTCGACGCCAACCAGATGCTGATGCAGCAGTTCGGCATCCAGGGAATTCCGGCCGTTTTCGCGGTGGTCGCCGGTCAGGCGCTGCCGCTGTTCCAGGGTGCGGTGCCCGAGGCGCAGATCCGGGAGACCCTCGACGAGCTGATCCGGATCGGCGAGGAGCGCTTCGGTCTCACCGGCATCGTCGTGGACGCGGACGCGGACGCCGACGCCTCGGCCCCCGCCGCGCGGCCGGCCGGTCCGTACGACGCCCTCCTCGAAGCGGCCATGTCCGCGCTCGACGCGGGTGACCTCGCGGGTGCGGTCCAGGCGTACAAGAACGTGCTCGCCGACGACCCGGCCCACCCGGAGGCGAAGCTCGGCCTGGCGCAGGCCGAACTGCTCGCCCGGGTGCAGGATCTGGACCCCGGTGCCGTCCGGAAGAACGCGGCCGACAACCCGGCCGACGTGACCGCGCAGATCGCCGCCGCCGACCTCGATCTGGTGGGCGGTCATGTGCAGGACGCCTTCGGCCGTCTCGTGGAGACCGTGCGCCGCACGGCGGGCGAGGACCGGAACGCGGCGCGGCTTCGCCTCCTGGAACTGTTCGAGGTGATCGGCGCCGACGACCCGCGCGTGACGGCGGCCCGGCAGGCCCTCGCCCGGGTGCTGTTCTAG